A genomic stretch from Serratia entomophila includes:
- the crcB gene encoding fluoride efflux transporter CrcB, which produces MLSSLLAVFIGGGIGSVLRWAVSMKMNPLNAHIPLGTLTVNLVGGFVIGLAIAIFTRMTHLDAGWKLLITTGFCGGLTTFSTFSLEVVYLMQDGRFAWALANMLLNLAGSLAMTLLAFMLVTWVSGR; this is translated from the coding sequence ATGTTGAGCTCTTTACTGGCCGTGTTTATTGGCGGCGGCATCGGCAGCGTATTGCGCTGGGCGGTTAGCATGAAGATGAACCCGCTTAACGCGCATATTCCGCTCGGCACGCTGACGGTCAACCTGGTCGGCGGCTTTGTCATTGGGCTGGCTATCGCCATATTTACCCGCATGACGCATCTGGACGCCGGCTGGAAACTGTTGATCACCACCGGTTTTTGCGGCGGCCTGACCACCTTCTCCACCTTTTCGCTGGAGGTGGTGTACCTGATGCAGGATGGGCGCTTCGCCTGGGCGTTGGCGAATATGCTGCTTAACCTGGCCGGCTCGCTGGCGATGACCCTGCTGGCGTTTATGCTGGTGACCTGGGTAAGCGGCCGATAA
- a CDS encoding GNAT family N-acetyltransferase, with the protein MEIRNAVMADREAIAALMAALDYAGTEAFIEARLAQLLAHPDEAVLVAADEEGVLGVLSLHFLPQLALAGDICRISYFCVDDRARGAGVGQRLLAEGEALARLRGCDRLEVHCHSRRERAHAFYQREGFFEAPKYFAKLLSD; encoded by the coding sequence ATGGAAATCAGAAACGCCGTCATGGCGGACCGGGAAGCTATCGCGGCGCTGATGGCGGCGCTGGATTACGCCGGAACCGAAGCGTTTATCGAGGCGCGCCTGGCGCAGCTGCTGGCGCATCCGGACGAAGCCGTGCTGGTGGCCGCCGATGAAGAAGGCGTGCTGGGCGTATTGTCGCTGCATTTTCTGCCGCAGTTGGCGTTGGCCGGCGATATTTGCCGCATCAGCTATTTTTGCGTGGACGATCGGGCGCGCGGGGCGGGGGTTGGCCAACGTTTACTGGCCGAGGGCGAGGCGCTGGCGCGGCTGCGCGGCTGCGATCGTCTGGAGGTGCATTGCCACAGCCGGCGTGAACGGGCGCACGCCTTCTATCAGCGAGAAGGCTTTTTTGAGGCGCCCAAGTATTTTGCCAAGTTATTAAGTGATTAA
- the tatA gene encoding Sec-independent protein translocase subunit TatA, with the protein MEGISITKLLVIAVLVILLFGTSKLRTLGADLGAALKGFKKAVGDDSTPPAANNAAESQSAQQQSVEKKDV; encoded by the coding sequence ATGGAAGGTATTAGCATTACCAAACTTCTGGTGATCGCGGTGTTGGTCATTTTACTGTTCGGGACCAGCAAACTGCGCACACTGGGCGCCGATCTGGGCGCAGCGCTGAAGGGCTTCAAAAAAGCGGTCGGCGACGACAGCACGCCGCCGGCAGCCAATAACGCTGCGGAAAGCCAGTCCGCCCAGCAGCAGAGCGTCGAGAAGAAAGACGTTTAA